The following are encoded together in the Capsulimonas corticalis genome:
- a CDS encoding GntR family transcriptional regulator → MYIRLDQSSGSPLYLQIVDQVKTMIAGGALRAGDRLPTVRELASELVVNPNTIAHAYQQLERERVVETRRGLGSFVSAAEPVLSLSARRDRVAALLDRALVEAHHVDLDADEVRMLLEERLLEMANAEQSIELAPSK, encoded by the coding sequence ATGTATATTCGTCTGGATCAATCATCAGGTTCGCCGCTCTATCTGCAGATCGTCGATCAGGTCAAAACCATGATCGCCGGCGGCGCTCTGCGCGCTGGCGACCGGCTGCCCACGGTCCGCGAACTGGCGTCGGAGCTGGTCGTCAATCCCAATACGATCGCGCACGCCTACCAGCAGCTGGAGCGTGAGCGTGTGGTGGAGACCCGTCGCGGCCTCGGCAGCTTTGTCAGCGCCGCCGAACCGGTGCTCAGCCTGAGCGCCCGCCGCGACCGCGTCGCCGCTCTGCTCGACCGGGCGCTCGTGGAGGCGCACCATGTGGATCTGGACGCCGATGAGGTGCGGATGCTTCTGGAAGAGCGGCTGCTGGAGATGGCGAACGCCGAACAATCGATTGAACTCGCTCCATCGAAGTAG
- a CDS encoding ABC transporter permease, producing MKRLIWKEWRETRMTPAAFCLIFFAMNLFLIEVQYLADHATGNRLTPPGGIYTLHSIELMGAACSLLAAVVCGGGIVSREASRGTLSFLTGLPISRRSLWLVKVGVGFAGAVTALLGIAIIGQAFVWANFGWAAAALDIHGSAIGLLLTAILMLGVFTAVYAVSYAASCLSDRTFNSVVLSIGSCLAIFGAVLGLGSLLNAALGQKVSDYQNHLITLREFDFYLPLLATLENPGPLVIAIGVGLLSLAAIALQIAYSSFGSTERSRRRYLIPLRVISKWTAVYASVGAAAYSLYMVILFHIHPALMRP from the coding sequence ATGAAGAGATTGATTTGGAAGGAATGGCGAGAGACGCGCATGACGCCGGCGGCGTTCTGTTTGATCTTCTTCGCCATGAACTTGTTTCTGATTGAGGTTCAGTACCTTGCCGATCACGCCACCGGGAATCGCCTCACCCCGCCCGGAGGCATTTATACGCTGCACTCAATCGAGCTGATGGGCGCCGCGTGCAGTCTTCTCGCGGCGGTAGTCTGCGGCGGAGGCATCGTCTCCCGCGAGGCGAGCCGGGGAACACTGTCGTTCCTCACCGGTCTGCCAATTTCGAGAAGATCCCTCTGGCTGGTCAAAGTCGGAGTTGGCTTCGCCGGCGCCGTGACGGCGCTCCTGGGGATTGCAATCATTGGACAGGCGTTTGTATGGGCCAATTTCGGCTGGGCGGCCGCCGCACTCGACATTCACGGCTCCGCCATCGGGCTTTTGCTGACGGCAATCCTGATGCTGGGCGTCTTCACGGCGGTCTACGCCGTTTCCTACGCCGCATCCTGCTTGAGCGATCGAACGTTTAACAGCGTAGTGCTTTCCATCGGCTCATGCCTGGCGATATTCGGCGCCGTCCTCGGGCTGGGGAGTCTGCTGAACGCCGCGTTGGGCCAGAAAGTCTCGGACTATCAAAACCATCTGATTACTCTTCGGGAATTTGATTTCTATTTGCCTCTGCTGGCGACTCTGGAGAACCCGGGGCCTCTCGTGATTGCGATTGGAGTCGGACTGCTGTCACTTGCCGCGATTGCCCTGCAAATCGCTTACTCGTCATTTGGCAGTACGGAACGATCGCGGCGACGCTATCTGATCCCCTTGCGCGTTATCAGCAAATGGACGGCGGTGTATGCATCCGTCGGCGCGGCGGCGTACAGTCTCTATATGGTCATTCTGTTCCACATACATCCCGCGCTCATGCGACCATAA
- the metH gene encoding methionine synthase, translating into MADIREELKKRILVIDGAMGTMIQRYKPTEADYRGERFANHPVDLKNNNEALMLVRPEIIEEIHMAYLDAGADIIETNTFNANSISMADFEMADLVREMNFEAVAVARRAIDKAMAADPSKPRFIAGALGPCTRSATVIEDSNNPAYRSFTFDDFEATYYEQAKALLDAGTDLLLCETTFDTLNLKAALFAIQRLFDEGERVVPVMASLSITDLGGGNLTGQNLEAMWNSIAHAPLLSVGLNCGFGPDVYRPFVEEISRIAPIFVSIYPNAGLPNALAETGFDLDEPQMTPSIREWAENGWLNIIGGCCGTTPEFIRGFAKAVEGLPPRVPPVIAPEMRLSGTQAFNVGEDTLFVNVGERTNVTGSPKFAKLILAGDYEAALTVAQQQVDNGAQVIDVNMDEGLLDSEKAMTTFLTLIQGETNINKVPIMVDSSKWSVIEAGLKALPGKGIVNSISLKEGEEKFKEQAKLVKRYGAAVVVMAFDEVGQADSEDRKVEICTRAYNILTQEVGFLPQDIIFDPNILTIATGIEEHNNYAVDFINATRRIKETLPLAKVSGGVSNLSFSFRGNNVVREAIHSAFLYHAIKAGLDMGIVNAGMLEVYEAIPKDLLGLVEDALFNRRPDSTERLLEFAEGLKGVKGKVVVKDEAWRNETVESRLSYALVKGVTEYIEADTEEARLKYDKPLEVIEGPLMAGMNVVGDLFGSGKMFLPQVVKSARVMKRAVAVLMPYMEAEKLASGNTQAQAKVLMATVKGDVHDIGKNIVGVVLGCNNYDVIDMGVMVPSDKILAAAIEQEVDIIGLSGLITPSLDEMIHVAKEMQRQGFTKPLLIGGATTSRTHTAVKIAQAYEGPIVHVLDASRAVGVVSNLISDDLRPDFVEKNRAEQAATRVTFANKRSQKDTLPFEAAKANRTPIVWSPEDIAKPEFTGVRVLKDFPLSELVPYIDWGPFFIAWELHGKYPAIFEDEIVGERAKELFEDGQEILKKLLQDGQLKASGVYGFFPANSVGEDIELYTDDTRTEVLTTIHALRQQTPKTSGESNKSLSDYIAPRETGLADYLGAFAVTTGLGIEPIVAQYERDLDDYNAIMVKALADRLAEAFAEYLHAQARRDWGFGVSENLTNEDLIRERYRGIRPAPGYPACPDHTESKTMFELLLVEENTGITLTESMAKYPTASVNGWYLAHPEAKYFGVGKIGKDQVEDYAGRKGWDLKTAEYWLSPNLNYDPE; encoded by the coding sequence ATGGCAGATATTCGTGAAGAACTTAAAAAGCGCATCCTCGTGATCGACGGCGCCATGGGGACGATGATCCAGCGGTACAAGCCGACGGAAGCCGACTATCGCGGCGAGCGGTTTGCAAACCATCCGGTGGATCTGAAGAACAACAACGAAGCGCTGATGCTCGTGCGCCCGGAGATCATTGAAGAGATCCACATGGCGTATCTGGACGCCGGCGCGGACATCATCGAAACGAACACGTTCAACGCCAATTCGATCTCCATGGCGGATTTCGAGATGGCGGACCTTGTCCGTGAGATGAATTTCGAAGCGGTCGCGGTCGCGCGGCGCGCGATTGACAAAGCGATGGCGGCGGATCCATCGAAGCCGCGCTTTATCGCCGGCGCGCTCGGCCCCTGCACGCGCAGCGCCACGGTCATCGAAGACTCGAATAACCCCGCGTATCGCTCATTTACGTTCGACGACTTTGAAGCCACGTACTACGAACAGGCGAAGGCGCTGCTGGACGCCGGGACGGATCTGCTCCTCTGCGAGACGACGTTTGACACGCTCAATCTGAAAGCCGCGCTATTCGCGATTCAGCGCTTGTTTGACGAGGGCGAGCGTGTCGTTCCCGTCATGGCGTCACTGAGCATTACGGATCTTGGCGGCGGAAACCTCACGGGGCAGAACCTGGAGGCGATGTGGAACTCGATCGCCCACGCGCCCTTGCTGTCCGTCGGCTTGAACTGCGGCTTCGGTCCGGATGTCTATCGTCCCTTTGTCGAAGAGATCTCGCGGATCGCGCCGATCTTTGTCAGCATCTATCCGAACGCGGGCCTGCCGAACGCCCTGGCCGAGACGGGATTTGACCTGGATGAGCCGCAGATGACGCCGTCGATCCGAGAGTGGGCGGAAAACGGCTGGCTGAATATTATCGGCGGCTGCTGCGGCACGACGCCGGAGTTTATCCGTGGTTTCGCCAAAGCCGTGGAAGGCTTGCCGCCGCGCGTGCCGCCCGTGATCGCGCCGGAGATGAGGCTGAGCGGGACGCAGGCGTTCAATGTCGGCGAGGACACCCTGTTCGTCAACGTCGGCGAGCGGACCAATGTCACGGGGTCGCCTAAGTTCGCCAAGCTCATTCTCGCCGGCGACTATGAAGCCGCGCTCACCGTGGCGCAGCAGCAGGTGGACAACGGCGCGCAGGTGATCGACGTCAATATGGACGAGGGCCTTCTGGATTCGGAAAAGGCGATGACGACCTTTTTGACCTTGATCCAGGGCGAGACGAATATCAACAAAGTCCCGATCATGGTGGACAGCTCCAAGTGGTCCGTTATTGAGGCGGGATTAAAAGCGCTGCCGGGTAAGGGAATCGTCAACTCGATCAGCCTCAAAGAGGGTGAAGAGAAGTTCAAGGAACAGGCGAAGCTTGTCAAGCGCTACGGCGCCGCCGTGGTCGTGATGGCGTTCGACGAAGTGGGGCAGGCGGACAGCGAAGACCGCAAGGTGGAGATCTGCACCCGCGCCTACAATATCCTGACCCAAGAAGTCGGTTTTTTGCCGCAGGATATTATCTTCGATCCGAACATTCTGACCATCGCGACGGGCATCGAAGAGCACAACAACTACGCCGTCGACTTTATCAACGCGACACGCCGGATCAAGGAAACCCTGCCGCTGGCGAAGGTGAGCGGCGGTGTCAGTAATCTGTCCTTCTCGTTCCGGGGCAACAATGTCGTCCGTGAGGCGATCCATTCGGCTTTCCTCTACCATGCGATCAAGGCTGGTCTGGACATGGGCATCGTCAACGCCGGCATGCTTGAAGTCTACGAAGCGATCCCCAAGGATCTGCTGGGGCTGGTGGAAGACGCGCTGTTTAACCGCCGGCCGGATTCGACGGAGCGACTGCTGGAGTTCGCCGAGGGCCTGAAGGGCGTCAAGGGCAAGGTCGTCGTCAAGGACGAAGCCTGGCGCAATGAAACCGTCGAGTCGCGACTCTCCTATGCGCTGGTGAAGGGCGTCACGGAATACATCGAAGCCGACACCGAAGAAGCGCGCCTGAAGTATGACAAACCTTTGGAAGTGATCGAAGGGCCGCTGATGGCCGGCATGAACGTGGTCGGCGACCTCTTCGGCTCCGGCAAGATGTTCCTGCCCCAGGTCGTCAAGAGCGCCCGCGTCATGAAGCGCGCGGTCGCCGTGCTGATGCCGTATATGGAGGCGGAGAAGCTCGCCAGCGGCAACACGCAGGCGCAGGCCAAGGTGCTGATGGCGACGGTGAAGGGCGATGTCCATGATATCGGCAAGAACATCGTCGGCGTCGTCCTCGGCTGCAACAACTACGATGTGATCGACATGGGCGTGATGGTTCCGTCGGACAAGATCCTGGCGGCGGCGATCGAGCAGGAGGTCGATATTATCGGCCTCAGCGGCCTGATCACGCCGTCGCTGGATGAGATGATCCATGTGGCGAAGGAGATGCAGCGTCAAGGCTTCACCAAGCCTTTGCTCATCGGCGGCGCCACGACGAGCCGCACGCACACGGCGGTGAAGATCGCACAGGCGTATGAAGGCCCGATCGTGCATGTGCTGGACGCCTCCCGCGCCGTCGGCGTGGTGAGCAATCTCATCAGTGACGACCTTCGTCCGGATTTCGTGGAGAAGAACCGGGCCGAGCAGGCGGCGACGCGTGTGACGTTCGCCAACAAGCGCAGCCAGAAAGACACGCTGCCCTTCGAAGCGGCGAAAGCGAACCGTACGCCCATCGTCTGGTCTCCAGAGGATATCGCGAAGCCCGAATTTACCGGCGTCCGCGTTCTCAAGGACTTTCCGCTCTCCGAGCTGGTCCCTTATATCGACTGGGGCCCATTCTTCATCGCCTGGGAGCTGCACGGCAAATATCCGGCGATCTTCGAGGACGAGATAGTCGGCGAGCGCGCCAAGGAACTGTTCGAGGATGGTCAGGAAATCCTGAAAAAGCTGCTCCAAGATGGACAACTGAAGGCGAGCGGCGTCTACGGATTCTTCCCCGCGAACAGCGTCGGCGAGGACATTGAACTCTACACCGACGACACGCGCACGGAAGTCTTAACGACGATCCACGCCCTGCGCCAGCAGACGCCCAAGACCAGCGGCGAGTCGAACAAGTCGCTCTCCGACTACATCGCGCCGCGTGAAACCGGCCTCGCCGACTACCTCGGCGCCTTCGCCGTCACGACCGGCCTCGGCATCGAACCCATCGTCGCCCAGTACGAACGCGATCTGGACGACTACAACGCCATCATGGTCAAAGCCCTCGCCGACCGCCTCGCCGAAGCCTTCGCCGAGTACCTGCACGCCCAGGCCCGCCGCGACTGGGGCTTCGGTGTGAGCGAGAACCTGACCAACGAGGACCTGATCCGCGAACGCTACCGAGGAATCCGCCCCGCGCCGGGCTATCCCGCTTGTCCGGACCACACCGAATCGAAAACAATGTTCGAATTGCTATTGGTTGAGGAAAATACGGGTATCACGTTGACGGAAAGCATGGCGAAGTATCCTACGGCGTCCGTCAACGGCTGGTACCTCGCGCATCCCGAAGCAAAATACTTCGGGGTGGGGAAGATCGGCAAGGATCAGGTCGAGGATTACGCAGGGCGCAAGGGGTGGGATTTGAAGACGGCGGAGTACTGGCTGTCGCCGAATTTGAATTATGATCCGGAGTAG